One genomic segment of Eikenella corrodens includes these proteins:
- a CDS encoding peptide MFS transporter, which yields MTTPTNEQLATPSPTGGEDQGKFFGHPRQLGTLFHIELWERFSFYGMQAILLIYLYYEVSKGGLGMDETKAAGIVGAYNGSIYLATILSGWLSDRILGAEKTLFLSGVVVMLGHVVLSALPNMSGLVIGLLLIALGSGGVKSSAGAMVGSLYETESTRDLRDAGFSIFYTAINIGGFVGPLIVGVLQVQFGFHYGFGAAAVGMAFGLWQYWRGRVSLPHTPPANPLPKQKYGVALGVAAAGLAVIGGCIATGLLRLDNFSQVLLGTVIITSLLYFVRLFCDSQVTKTEKQHMLAYVPLFIVMCLFWAVWSQVFTVVTVYFDQTSQRVVGGFEIPVAWLSALQSLWVIVFAGVMAALWTKMGYRQPRTPMKFTMAMIILGVSYLCFIPFLSTGKVMPLVIMALLLLTITISELLLSPISLSFATKIAPQSFKTQMVSFNFLTLSLGFTLGGVLVDECYVPEKAVEFYVLLGALGIGGGVLLMVMMPMLNRMLRDVD from the coding sequence ATGACTACACCAACCAATGAGCAGCTTGCCACTCCTTCCCCCACGGGCGGAGAAGATCAAGGCAAATTTTTCGGCCACCCGCGCCAGCTGGGTACTTTATTCCACATTGAGCTGTGGGAACGTTTCTCGTTTTACGGCATGCAGGCCATCCTGCTGATTTATCTGTATTACGAGGTCTCCAAGGGCGGCTTGGGCATGGATGAAACCAAGGCTGCCGGCATCGTGGGTGCGTATAACGGCAGTATCTATCTGGCCACCATCCTGAGCGGTTGGCTATCTGACCGCATCTTGGGCGCAGAAAAAACGCTGTTTTTGTCTGGCGTGGTGGTGATGCTGGGGCATGTTGTATTGTCCGCATTGCCCAATATGAGCGGTTTGGTAATCGGCCTGTTGCTGATTGCTTTGGGCAGTGGTGGGGTGAAATCTTCCGCCGGTGCGATGGTGGGTTCGCTGTATGAGACTGAATCTACTCGTGATTTGCGCGATGCCGGTTTTTCTATTTTCTACACTGCCATCAATATCGGCGGCTTTGTCGGCCCGTTGATTGTGGGCGTATTGCAGGTGCAATTCGGTTTCCACTACGGCTTTGGTGCTGCTGCCGTGGGCATGGCTTTTGGTTTGTGGCAATACTGGCGTGGCCGTGTTTCCCTGCCGCATACACCGCCGGCCAATCCGCTGCCCAAACAGAAATACGGCGTTGCGCTGGGTGTGGCGGCTGCCGGGTTGGCAGTAATCGGTGGCTGCATCGCTACTGGCCTGCTGCGCTTGGATAACTTCTCACAAGTTCTGTTGGGTACCGTAATTATTACCAGCCTGCTGTATTTCGTACGTCTGTTTTGCGATTCCCAGGTTACCAAAACCGAGAAACAGCATATGCTGGCCTATGTGCCGCTGTTTATTGTAATGTGTTTGTTCTGGGCGGTATGGTCGCAGGTGTTCACGGTGGTTACCGTGTATTTCGACCAAACTTCACAGCGCGTGGTGGGCGGGTTTGAAATCCCCGTGGCTTGGCTGAGCGCTTTGCAGAGCTTGTGGGTAATTGTGTTTGCCGGTGTGATGGCGGCTTTGTGGACCAAAATGGGCTACCGTCAGCCAAGAACGCCGATGAAATTCACTATGGCCATGATCATTCTGGGCGTGTCATATCTGTGTTTTATCCCGTTTTTGTCCACCGGAAAAGTAATGCCGCTCGTCATCATGGCGCTGCTGCTGCTCACCATCACCATTTCTGAATTGCTGCTTTCGCCGATTTCGCTGTCGTTTGCCACAAAAATCGCACCGCAATCGTTTAAAACACAGATGGTGTCGTTCAATTTCCTGACCTTGTCGCTGGGTTTCACTCTGGGCGGGGTGTTGGTGGACGAGTGCTATGTACCGGAGAAGGCTGTAGAGTTTTACGTCCTGCTCGGCGCATTGGGTATCGGCGGTGGCGTGTTGCTGATGGTGATGATGCCGATGTTGAACCGCATGCTGCGTGATGTGGATTAA